A region from the Aegilops tauschii subsp. strangulata cultivar AL8/78 chromosome 5, Aet v6.0, whole genome shotgun sequence genome encodes:
- the LOC109748456 gene encoding zinc finger A20 and AN1 domain-containing stress-associated protein 9-like encodes MDASATAQKRKCPDKEETAGMCANGCGFFGAAATGNMCSKCYLDHVIIGTANTVAASTWPPEKKAKIIVAVPSSDGAGASSTAAALDSSVTSVKQPPVAANRCATCRKKQGRSQDLNKGGPSSGGARGVLCSQLTTQD; translated from the coding sequence ATGGACGCATCGGCGACGGCGCAGAAGCGCAAGTGCCCCGACAAGGAGGAGACAGCCGGCATGTGCGCCAACGGCTGCGGCTTCTtcggcgccgccgccaccggcaaCATGTGCTCCAAGTGCTACCTGGACCACGTCATCATCGGCACCGCTAACACCGTGGCCGCCTCGACCTGGCctccggagaagaaggccaagattATCGTCGCCGTCCCGTCCTCCGATGGCGCGGGCGCTTCCTCCACCGCAGCCGCACTTGACTCCTCCGTGACGTCCGTGAAGCAGCCACCGGTGGCGGCGAACCGGTGCGCGACGTGCCGCAAGAAgcaggggcggagccaggatttgaATAAAGGGGGGCCAAGCAGTGGCGGTGCCAGGGGTGTTTTGTGTAGTCAATTGACTACACAGGATTAA